ACCGTGCTCACCTGCTCGGCGCTCCGCGAGTCCTACCGCGAGGTGCTGACCCAGGGCCGCGCCGGCGTCAGCCTCGTCTATCTCAAGGGCGATCAGCAGCTGATCGCCGAGCGGCTTGCCCGCCGGCGCGACCATTTCATGCCGGCCGCGCTCTTGCCGAGCCAGTTCGCGCAGCTCGAGGAGCCCGCCGGCGTGCCCGCCATCGACATTGCCCCGCCGCCCGATGCGGTGGCCGAGACGATCAAGAAGACGCTGGGGCTGTAGCGGCGAGATGCCCCCACCCCGACCCTCCCCCACGCTGACGCATGGGGGAGGGAGCAGGAGGCGCATCTCGACTCCCTCCCTCGCCGAAAGCGGGGGAGGGCGGGGTGGGGGCATCATCCGACGCGTCCGGCTCGCTCTTGCCAGGCACGCGCTCCTCGCGGCACCATCGATCCTCGAAACCGTGGGAGGGAACCCATGACCCAGGCAGCGAGACTTGTGCCGGCGGCGGCGATGGCGGTGCATCCCGTGCGCGGACGCTGGTCGGAAGCGA
This sequence is a window from Pseudomonadota bacterium. Protein-coding genes within it:
- a CDS encoding gluconokinase; this encodes MGVCGSGKSTVGQALARKIGADFAEGDRWHPPENIAKMTKGVPLEDADRWPWLDALARAIEGWVAARQRTVLTCSALRESYREVLTQGRAGVSLVYLKGDQQLIAERLARRRDHFMPAALLPSQFAQLEEPAGVPAIDIAPPPDAVAETIKKTLGL